One part of the Torulaspora delbrueckii CBS 1146 chromosome 8, complete genome genome encodes these proteins:
- the TDEL0H00210 gene encoding uncharacterized protein, whose translation MGSSRKPTFRQKAQDAVGLLSTEKVSRSAKFFQGWFANFWSRLSMLLFRRRSNFLLLLLIIVGALVTRVAVTTPQHFDRLYGSKSLRNTDFVERKPELLHVDISELLKRRQWSSSPITERMLNQEYLSEKVTGFVSNLDLSKLLTKKGKKSEKERQKIESKLNLNQYKDLATCPDLAYISQVYHSKDKILLEDDLKECRRKLLETPSFLWTAVKDEEDEKDMTENEVVQKRWFQFGTSAVWLESEQCYLAYSRVIYSTIGVRSQPRVSLVRGQAFDKNWKEIKGKRIPYVDVPIPDDMEESLKKIDHELGIRDCSDLPSDSSAHDTCVVENAKNRLVAQSRKERILSKYYMTYPAIVDIPFAPVGEWKGPEDPHVILRKANGYEEPVIVFNIWDDELSRRIMVTHMPQRKIDPLLKMSILGREQRGVEKNWTPFFHKNLGESSMSRGFIHFIYSFSPLEILKCSLNDGFCELVFGAETLRIKEENRFGGFRGGTQFVSLPDVLPQIKGQQIWVGFPKQHIEGCGCADAFYRPMFSILVEHDGVYSQELLVPALGFNIDVLSWDLTDTYCDEKNVISPNSIAQWDVIRQDTHTKQYEDYLTLTISESDINTRVVTLKGMLNYILGMYKEKELQEKFEISDEADVIIGQTLKCLKDSAFDYCKVYGADHKKPEEEKEEEEENHEEEEQHPEDKENKEKEDDQAAEGEDED comes from the coding sequence ATGGGATCTTCGAGAAAGCCCACTTTTAGACAAAAGGCACAGGATGCCGTTGGTCTTTTATCAACTGAAAAGGTATCTCGATCGGCAAAATTCTTCCAAGGTTGGTTTGCGAATTTTTGGTCAAGATTGAGTATGCTCCTATTCAGAAGACGTTCGAATTTCTTACTGTTATTGCTGATTATTGTAGGTGCATTGGTCACCAGGGTCGCTGTTACGACACCACAACATTTTGACCGTCTTTATGGAAGCAAGTCTTTGCGTAATACGGATTTCGTCGAACGTAAGCCTGAGTTGTTGCATGTAGATATCTCTGAGTTGCTCAAACGTCGTCAATGGAGTAGTTCGCCAATTACTGAGCGTATGTTGAATCAAGAGTATCTCAGCGAAAAAGTAACTGGGTTCGTCTCGAACTTGGATTTGAGTAAATTGCTGACTAAGAAGGGCAAGAAATCTGAGAAGGAACGCCAAAAGATAGAATCGAAATTGAACCTGAACCAGTATAAGGACCTGGCTACGTGTCCCGATTTGGCTTACATCTCCCAGGTCTACCACTCGAAGGATAAGATACTTTTagaggatgatttgaaagaatgtAGACGTAAGCTATTAGAAACCCCAAGTTTCCTATGGACTGCAGTCaaggatgaggaagatgagaaagatATGACGGAAAATGAGGTTGTTCAAAAAAGATGGTTCCAATTCGGTACATCTGCAGTTTGGTTAGAGAGTGAACAATGTTATTTGGCATATTCAAGAGTCATCTATTCAACTATCGGTGTTAGAAGTCAACCTCGTGTGTCCTTGGTGAGAGGACAGGCATTCGATAAGAACTGGAAAGAGATCAAGGGGAAGAGAATCCCTTACGTTGACGTTCCAATACCAGATGATATGGAagaatcattgaagaaaattgacCATGAACTTGGTATTAGAGATTGTTCCGATCTGCCTTCTGACTCTTCAGCTCACGATACTTGTGTTGTTGAGAACGCTAAGAATAGACTAGTTGCTCAATCAAGGAAAGAACGTATTCTTTCCAAGTACTACATGACGTATCCGGCAATTGTGGACATCCCATTTGCTCCAGTAGGCGAATGGAAGGGACCAGAAGATCCACACGTTATTCTCCGTAAGGCCAACGGTTACGAAGAACCAGTGATTGTATTCAACATTTGGGACGATGAGCTATCCAGAAGAATCATGGTGACCCACATGCctcaaagaaagattgatccTTTATTAAAGATGAGCATTCTAGGTCGCGAACAAAGAGGTGTCGAAAAGAACTGGACACCATTTTTCCACAAGAATCTAGGTGAGAGCTCAATGTCTCGTGGTTTCATTCATTTCATCTACAGCTTTAGTCCCTTAGAGATCTTGAAGTGTTCGCTGAACGATGGTTTCTGTGAGCTGGTCTTTGGGGCTGAAACCTTGCGGATCAAGGAGGAAAACAGATTTGGCGGTTTCAGAGGTGGCACACAGTTCGTTTCCCTACCAGATGTCCTGCCCCAAATCAAGGGTCAACAGATCTGGGTCGGTTTCCCCAAGCAACACATCGAGGGATGCGGGTGCGCCGATGCATTCTACCGTCCAATGTTCAGTATCCTGGTCGAACACGACGGTGTCTACAGTCAGGAACTCTTGGTACCAGCTCTAGGTTTCAACATCGACGTACTATCATGGGATCTTACCGATACATACTGTGACGAAAAAAATGTCATCAGTCCAAACTCAATCGCCCAATGGGATGTCATCAGACAGGACACACACACAAAGCAGTACGAGGATTACTTAACTTTAACCATCTCAGAATCAGATATAAACACCAGGGTCGTGACCTTGAAAGGTATGCTAAACTATATTCTTGGAATGtacaaggaaaaggaaCTGCAAGAGAAATTCGAGATCAGCGATGAAGCTGACGTGATCATCGGTCAAACACTAAAatgtttgaaagattccGCTTTCGATTACTGTAAAGTCTACGGTGCAGACCATAAGAAgcctgaagaagaaaaggaagaggaggaagaaaatcatgaagaagaagaacaacacccagaagataaagaaaataaagaaaaagaagatgatcaagCGGCAGAGGGTGAAGACGAAGATTAG
- the TDEL0H00220 gene encoding uncharacterized protein — translation MWKRSTMSAKYTSMYNAEEGEEFRDPENVSLVDKNGLADATTVTSSCNADEEEFNQNFRTCSWQHTAGLMLSEYIVLAIMSFPWSYSVLGLVPGLILTVFVAVTVLYTGLIITDFCERFPHLRNVCDIGQYLLGGGRWAWYATAFCFLANNTLIQGLHVLVGAKYLNTVTNHSICSVGFTAIVAGISMIFSLPRTFSAMSWVGYFSAATMFIAVVLAMVFAGVQGHPDKFDGTPVVFRAFPAEGTSFVDGMSAFLNIVYTFVGQITYPQFISEMKNPREFKKVLWIVTTCEVIIFALAGSIMYVYVGNAYMTGPAFGSLIRKYKIISFSFAIPTIIFVGALYANISAKLVYDQIFKNTRHRYSWTSTSWIFWTLVLFMTWVMAFIIAEVIPFFSDLLSLMSSLFDCWFGFVFWGLAYIRLRKVKYGGHSNLTKWEKLNYGISYFLIATGLYILGPGLYASVQSIINNYKADAYGGVFSCASNGI, via the coding sequence AtgtggaaaagatcaacgaTGTCAGCCAAGTATACTTCGATGTACAATGCCGAAGAGGGCGAAGAGTTTCGTGATCCGGAGAATGTGTCTTTAGTCGACAAGAACGGGCTAGCAGATGCTACTACGGTGACCAGCTCGTGTAATGCCGATGAAGAGGAGttcaatcaaaattttaGGACTTGCTCTTGGCAACATACTGCAGGGCTTATGTTGTCAGAGTACATCGTGTTGGCGATTATGTCCTTCCCATGGTCTTACTCTGTGCTAGGGCTGGTCCCAGGTCTAATTCTTACAGTGTTCGTGGCTGTCACTGTGCTGTATACTGGGTTGATTATAACAGACTTTTGCGAAAGATTCCCTCACTTGAGAAATGTCTGTGATATTGGACAGTATCTGCTGGGAGGAGGTAGATGGGCTTGGTACGCCACTGCTTTTTGTTTCCTGGCGAACAATACTTTAATTCAAGGTCTGCATGTTTTGGTTGGAGCCAAGTATCTCAATACTGTCACTAACCATTCTATCTGTTCTGTTGGATTTACTGCAATTGTAGCGGGTATCTCAATGATCTTCTCGCTACCTAGAACGTTTTCCGCAATGTCCTGGGTTGGTTACTTCTCTGCTGCTACTATGTTCATCGCTGTTGTGCTTGCAATGGTCTTTGCAGGTGTACAGGGCCACCCTGACAAGTTCGATGGTACTCCCGTGGTCTTCAGAGCTTTCCCAGCTGAGGGAACTTCGTTTGTGGATGGTATGAGTGCGTTCCTAAATATCGTGTACACTTTTGTGGGACAGATTACTTACCCCCAATTTATCTCTGAGATGAAGAACCCTCGtgagttcaagaaagtgctATGGATCGTTACGACTTGTGAAGTTATCATCTTTGCCTTAGCTGGGTCTATCATGTACGTCTATGTCGGTAACGCATACATGACTGGTCCTGCGtttggttctttgatcAGAAAATACAAGATCATCTCCTTCTCATTTGCCATTCCAACTATTATCTTTGTTGGTGCACTATACGCCAATATCTCTGCCAAGCTAGTATACGatcagatcttcaagaacacTCGTCACCGTTATTCATGGACCAGCACCAGCTGGATTTTCTGGACTTTAGTGCTATTTATGACCTGGGTTATGGCGTTTATCATCGCAGAAGTGATTCCATTCTTCTCCGATTTGCTATCCCTGATGTCCTCATTGTTCGACTGTTGGTTCGGATTCGTATTCTGGGGTCTCGCTTACATTCGACTAAGAAAGGTGAAATATGGTGGTCATTCGAACCTAACGAAATGGGAGAAATTAAACTACGGTATTTCTTACTTTCTGATAGCTACGGGTCTCTATATCCTAGGCCCCGGTCTCTATGCCTCCGTGCAAAGTATCATCAATAACTACAAGGCTGATGCTTACGGGGGTGTTTTTAGCTGTGCTTCTAACGGAATTTGA
- the QCR2 gene encoding ubiquinol--cytochrome-c reductase subunit 2 (similar to Saccharomyces cerevisiae QCR2 (YPR191W); ancestral locus Anc_7.548), translating to MSTRLQFAKQALRRYTVSATDGSGKISSLAVKVHAGSRYATKDGVSHLLSRFNFQNTSGKSALRLVRESELLGGKFESSVSREYITLKATFLKEDLPYYVNALGNVLYKTSFKAHELKETVLPAAHHDLLVAQTCPLKKAEELLYNVTYRKGLGNTVLYDGVEKVTLEDIKEFADKVYTKENIEIVGHGVNEADLKKFVADSLLSSLPNGTPLAASVAPKTYSGESRARFADADSVAAIAVPVTKEKFGQYEVLARYLTSPLSDLSSVVHSAKLQRFQDAGLFALYVKGPDAATVAQDLKRVVSELKKGKDLSVAKEYAALKIALDNDGCSVPAELKIDNVGNFKLGDFNYVAVGDVSKLPFADEL from the coding sequence ATGTCCACCAGATTACAATTTGCCAAGCAAGCATTGAGACGTTATACCGTGAGTGCCACTGATGGATCCGGtaagatctcttctttagCCGTCAAGGTTCATGCCGGTTCTAGATACGCCACTAAGGACGGTGTCTCTCATCTTTTGTCAAGATTTAACTTCCAGAACACTAGTGGTAAATCTGCATTAAGATTGGTTAGAGAATCTGAATTGTTAGGTGGTAAATTTGAGTCTAGTGTGAGTAGAGAATATattactttgaaagctactttcttgaaagaagacTTGCCATACTATGTCAATGCTTTGGGAAATGTTCTATACAAGACTTCATTTAAAGCtcatgaattgaaagaaactgttCTTCCAGCTGCGCACCACGATTTGCTAGTCGCACAAACCTGCCCACTGAAGAAGGCTGAAGAATTGTTGTATAATGTGACTTACAGAAAAGGTCTAGGTAACACTGTATTGTACGATGGTGTCGAGAAAGTTACTTTGGAAGACATCAAGGAGTTTGCCGACAAGGTTTACACTAAGGAAAACATCGAGATTGTGGGCCACGGTGTCAACGAAGctgatttgaagaaattcgtTGCTGACTCACTATTGAGCTCTTTGCCAAATGGTACTCCATTGGCCGCCTCCGTGGCTCCAAAGACATACTCTGGTGAATCCAGAGCTAGATTTGCTGATGCGGACTCTGTCGCTGCCATTGCTGTACCAGTGACTAAGGAGAAATTCGGTCAATACGAAGTGCTAGCCCGTTACCTGACTTCACCACTATCAGACCTATCCTCTGTCGTCCACTCCGCTAAATTGCAGAGATTCCAAGACGCTGGGCTATTCGCCCTCTACGTCAAGGGCCCAGACGCCGCAACCGTTGCCCAGGACCTCAAGAGAGTTGTCTCTGAGCTAAAGAAGGGCAAGGACCTATCTGTCGCCAAGGAATACGCTGCTTTGAAGATCGCTTTAGACAACGACGGTTGTTCCGTGCCAGCTGAACTCAAGATCGACAATGTTGGCAACTTTAAGCTAGGTGACTTCAACTACGTCGCTGTCGGTGACGTCTCCAAGCTGCCTTTTGCAGACGAGTTGTAA